A stretch of the Janthinobacterium sp. B9-8 genome encodes the following:
- a CDS encoding NCS2 family permease: MLEALFKLKEHGTNVKTEVIAGFTTFLTMAYIIFVNPAILAQTGMDFNAVFVATCLAAAFGTAVMALLANYPIALAPGMGLNAYFTFAVVKGMGVPWQTALGAVFISGVVFVLVSSFKLREVLVNAIPHSLKLAISAGVGLFLAIIGLKSAGLITASPVTMVQLGDIHAPSTLLAVLGFFLIAALEYRKVKGAIIIGVLGVTLLSILFGLTEFKGVFSPPPSIAPTFMQMDIKSALNAGLLGVVFIFFFVDLFDTTGTLVGVSHRSGLLDKDGKLPRLKKALFADSSAIMVGAALGTSSVTAYVESAAGVAAGGRTGLTSLVVAILFLAALFVAPLAGTVPAYATAPALCYVAVLMARGLAEIDWDDITEAAPAVITAVGMPFTYSIADGIAFGFISYAAIKVLAGRYKDLSPAVLIITALWLVKFAAFG, from the coding sequence ATGCTCGAAGCATTGTTCAAACTAAAAGAACACGGTACTAACGTTAAAACCGAAGTGATCGCGGGTTTTACAACGTTTTTAACCATGGCCTATATTATTTTTGTTAATCCGGCCATTCTGGCGCAAACCGGTATGGATTTTAATGCCGTGTTTGTGGCGACCTGTTTGGCTGCGGCTTTTGGTACTGCCGTGATGGCGCTTTTGGCTAATTACCCGATTGCGCTAGCCCCAGGTATGGGTTTGAATGCTTATTTTACCTTTGCTGTGGTTAAAGGCATGGGTGTGCCTTGGCAAACTGCGCTGGGTGCGGTGTTTATTTCTGGCGTGGTTTTTGTGCTGGTTTCCTCGTTTAAATTGCGTGAAGTACTGGTGAATGCCATTCCGCATTCTTTAAAGCTAGCTATTTCTGCCGGTGTGGGATTGTTTCTGGCTATTATTGGGCTCAAAAGCGCTGGGCTGATTACCGCTTCGCCCGTGACCATGGTGCAATTGGGTGATATCCATGCACCAAGCACATTATTAGCCGTATTGGGCTTCTTTTTAATTGCGGCGCTTGAATACCGTAAAGTAAAAGGCGCGATTATTATTGGCGTATTAGGTGTAACGCTGCTGTCGATTTTATTCGGCTTAACCGAATTCAAAGGTGTGTTTTCACCGCCACCGTCGATTGCACCGACCTTTATGCAAATGGATATTAAAAGTGCGCTGAATGCGGGCCTTCTGGGTGTGGTGTTTATTTTCTTCTTTGTTGATTTGTTTGATACTACCGGCACTTTAGTCGGCGTTTCTCATCGCTCTGGTTTGCTGGATAAAGATGGCAAACTGCCACGTTTAAAGAAAGCGCTGTTCGCTGATTCTTCTGCCATTATGGTAGGGGCTGCCTTGGGTACTTCGAGTGTAACCGCCTATGTTGAATCAGCGGCAGGCGTTGCAGCAGGCGGCCGCACGGGTCTGACTAGCTTAGTCGTTGCGATCTTGTTTTTGGCCGCGCTGTTTGTTGCACCATTGGCAGGTACTGTGCCCGCTTATGCCACAGCGCCCGCGCTTTGCTATGTGGCCGTTTTGATGGCGCGTGGTTTGGCCGAAATTGATTGGGATGATATTACCGAAGCCGCGCCTGCCGTGATTACTGCAGTTGGCATGCCATTTACCTATTCGATTGCTGACGGGATTGCCTTTGGTTTTATTAGCTACGCTGCGATTAAAGTGTTGGCAGGCCGCTATAAAGACCTGAGCCCCGCCGTGTTGATTATTACTGCGCTGTGGCTGGTTAAATTTGCAGCCTTTGGTTAA
- a CDS encoding low molecular weight protein-tyrosine-phosphatase, translating into MKKIKVIFVCTGNICRSPTADGVMRQMVEAAGLSHAIEVDSAGTQDYHIGEPPDRRSQSHAKKRGFDLSFLRARSVQQSDFAEFDLILAMDNGHLRDLQRQCPPEYQSRVKLFLSFAPVPAQNEVLDPYYGGTAGFETVLDQVEAGCEALLNHIKTAI; encoded by the coding sequence ATGAAAAAAATTAAAGTTATTTTTGTATGCACTGGCAACATTTGTAGAAGCCCCACTGCAGATGGGGTGATGCGGCAAATGGTAGAGGCTGCGGGGCTAAGCCATGCCATTGAGGTGGATTCTGCCGGTACACAGGATTATCACATTGGGGAGCCGCCAGATCGACGTTCGCAAAGTCATGCTAAAAAACGCGGTTTTGATTTGTCTTTTTTGCGCGCCCGCAGCGTGCAGCAGAGCGATTTTGCTGAGTTTGATTTGATTTTGGCGATGGATAATGGTCATTTAAGGGATTTACAGCGGCAATGCCCGCCAGAATATCAATCACGGGTGAAATTATTTTTATCCTTTGCTCCTGTGCCTGCTCAAAACGAGGTGTTAGATCCTTACTATGGCGGCACAGCTGGATTTGAGACGGTGTTAGATCAGGTTGAGGCGGGGTGTGAAGCACTGCTAAATCATATCAAAACGGCCATTTGA
- a CDS encoding riboflavin synthase: MFTGIVQGVAQIEAIDDREGIRTFRIAFPAGFCKDIQIGASVAIDGVCLTVTEIFADDKASFDVMLQSLRVTSLGQLKAGSHVNAERAAKDGAEIGGHPLSGHVDFAATLLDIRKDQENCCFRIGVPKAGMKYIFAKGYIALDGASLTVSDTNKTDCWFEVWLIPETRRMTIFEGKRVGSVFNVEIERATQVVVDTVRDALEEKLGALMPALEALLAQQGVDVYTLAEPVALKKP, translated from the coding sequence ATGTTTACGGGGATTGTGCAAGGTGTTGCTCAGATTGAAGCGATTGATGACAGGGAAGGTATCCGTACATTTCGCATCGCTTTTCCGGCAGGGTTTTGCAAAGATATTCAGATTGGCGCCAGCGTGGCGATTGATGGCGTTTGCCTGACGGTTACCGAGATCTTTGCGGATGATAAAGCCAGCTTTGATGTGATGTTGCAAAGTTTACGCGTAACCTCCTTAGGGCAATTAAAAGCAGGTAGCCATGTCAATGCCGAGCGCGCCGCCAAAGATGGTGCCGAAATCGGCGGTCATCCGCTCTCCGGCCATGTGGACTTTGCCGCCACGCTGTTAGATATTCGTAAAGATCAGGAAAACTGTTGCTTTAGAATTGGCGTGCCCAAAGCCGGGATGAAATACATTTTCGCCAAGGGGTATATCGCCCTGGATGGCGCCAGCCTGACGGTATCGGACACCAATAAAACAGATTGCTGGTTTGAAGTATGGCTGATCCCCGAAACCCGCCGCATGACCATTTTTGAAGGTAAGCGCGTTGGCAGCGTATTCAACGTAGAAATCGAGCGCGCCACACAAGTGGTAGTCGATACCGTGCGTGATGCGCTAGAAGAAAAACTCGGTGCGCTCATGCCCGCACTGGAAGCCCTACTCGCCCAGCAGGGCGTGGATGTTTACACGCTGGCTGAGCCTGTGGCTTTGAAAAAGCCTTAG
- a CDS encoding TMEM165/GDT1 family protein — protein sequence MDTFLISTGVVAIAEIGDKTQLLALILAARFRRPLPIILGIFVATVLNHFAAGWIGQQVAGMISPLVLRWVIGLGFLAIAAWALVPDEMGEEEAQIKPYGAFIATTLAFFLAEIGDKTQVATVALALKYQPLWAVVAGTTVGMMIADVPAVFVGKWIAARMHILRYVRFVAAAVFALLGVLALSGVGS from the coding sequence ATTGATACCTTTCTTATTTCTACTGGCGTTGTCGCCATCGCCGAAATTGGCGATAAAACGCAATTACTTGCGTTAATTCTGGCCGCACGCTTTCGCCGTCCTTTGCCCATTATCTTGGGTATCTTTGTTGCGACTGTACTGAATCACTTTGCTGCCGGTTGGATCGGCCAGCAGGTAGCAGGTATGATTTCGCCCCTTGTTTTGCGCTGGGTGATTGGTTTGGGCTTTTTAGCGATTGCCGCCTGGGCACTGGTGCCTGATGAAATGGGCGAAGAAGAGGCGCAAATCAAGCCTTATGGCGCATTTATTGCTACAACTTTAGCTTTCTTTTTGGCTGAGATTGGCGATAAAACGCAAGTGGCCACTGTGGCGTTGGCGCTGAAATATCAGCCTTTGTGGGCGGTGGTTGCCGGTACAACGGTCGGCATGATGATTGCCGATGTGCCTGCCGTTTTTGTGGGTAAGTGGATTGCCGCCCGAATGCATATTCTGCGTTATGTACGTTTTGTAGCCGCAGCCGTTTTTGCTCTGTTGGGTGTATTGGCTTTGTCTGGTGTGGGTAGTTGA
- a CDS encoding adenine phosphoribosyltransferase, whose protein sequence is MSLLQAEPPYADYIRDRIRTVPDWPQAGVQFRDITPLLQDKKTFRVLVDIFVHRYMDMDLDMVAGVDARGFILGAVVAYELNLGFVPVRKKGKLPFLTVAEEYELEYGSATVEIHTDACKKGDRVLLIDDLVATGGTMVAAAKLLNRLGATIVEAAAIVDLPELGGSKIVREQGIPLFTVCDYAGH, encoded by the coding sequence ATGAGCTTATTGCAAGCTGAGCCGCCTTACGCGGATTATATTCGGGATCGCATCCGTACTGTGCCTGATTGGCCGCAGGCTGGCGTGCAGTTCCGTGACATCACGCCTTTATTGCAAGATAAAAAAACCTTTCGTGTCTTGGTCGATATCTTTGTGCATCGCTATATGGATATGGATTTAGACATGGTGGCCGGTGTGGATGCGCGTGGTTTTATTCTGGGTGCGGTAGTGGCCTATGAATTAAACTTGGGCTTTGTGCCCGTGCGCAAAAAAGGCAAATTGCCCTTTTTAACAGTGGCAGAAGAATACGAGCTGGAATACGGCTCGGCCACAGTTGAGATTCATACCGATGCCTGTAAAAAAGGCGACCGTGTTTTGCTGATTGATGATTTGGTGGCAACAGGCGGTACCATGGTGGCGGCAGCTAAGCTGTTAAACCGCCTTGGTGCAACTATTGTTGAAGCAGCTGCTATTGTTGATTTGCCTGAATTGGGTGGATCAAAAATCGTACGTGAGCAGGGTATCCCTCTGTTTACTGTTTGCGATTACGCAGGTCATTAA
- the glyA gene encoding serine hydroxymethyltransferase yields MFSKSATIAQYDPDLAAAIAGEVVRQHEHIELIASENYTSPAVMEAQGSQLTNKYAEGYPGKRFYGGCEFVDTVEQLAIDRVKALFGAEYANVQPHSGSQANQAVYFSILKPGDTVMGMNLGHGGHLTHGSPANLSGKLFNIVAYGLNENEEIDYDDMERVALETKPKLLIGGASAYALRFDWARMREIADKVGAYFMVDMAHYAGLIAAGVYPNPVPHAHFVTSTTHKTLRGPRGGLILAKAEFEKSINSNVFPTLQGGPLMHVIAGKAVAFKEAATPEFKTYQEQVLKNAQAMAATLIERGLRVISGRSESHMFLVDLRSKGLTGKVADAVLGQAHITVNKNAIPNDPESPFVTSGIRIGSPAITTRGFKEAEAVIVANLIADVLDNPADEANIAAVAVKVKELTARFPVYGA; encoded by the coding sequence ATGTTCTCCAAGTCCGCCACTATCGCCCAATACGATCCTGATTTAGCCGCTGCCATTGCAGGTGAAGTTGTTCGCCAGCACGAGCATATCGAGCTGATCGCGTCAGAAAATTACACCAGCCCAGCGGTGATGGAAGCTCAAGGCTCGCAACTGACTAATAAATACGCCGAAGGTTATCCGGGTAAGCGTTTTTATGGTGGTTGTGAATTTGTTGATACGGTTGAGCAGTTGGCCATTGATCGCGTAAAAGCATTGTTTGGTGCAGAGTACGCCAATGTGCAGCCACATTCCGGCTCGCAAGCCAACCAGGCCGTGTATTTCTCCATCCTGAAGCCGGGCGATACCGTAATGGGTATGAACCTAGGCCACGGTGGTCACCTGACACACGGCTCGCCAGCAAATTTATCCGGTAAGCTCTTTAATATCGTGGCTTACGGCCTGAACGAAAATGAAGAAATCGATTATGACGATATGGAACGTGTAGCGCTTGAAACCAAGCCTAAGCTCTTGATCGGTGGCGCTTCTGCCTACGCGCTGCGCTTTGATTGGGCGCGTATGCGTGAAATCGCCGACAAAGTTGGCGCTTACTTTATGGTCGACATGGCGCATTACGCTGGTCTGATCGCGGCAGGCGTTTATCCAAACCCAGTGCCACACGCTCACTTTGTGACATCGACTACGCATAAAACATTGCGCGGCCCGCGTGGTGGTTTGATTTTGGCTAAAGCTGAATTCGAAAAATCGATCAATTCAAATGTGTTCCCAACGCTGCAAGGCGGCCCTTTGATGCATGTGATCGCCGGTAAAGCGGTGGCATTTAAAGAAGCGGCAACACCAGAGTTCAAAACATACCAAGAGCAAGTACTGAAAAACGCACAAGCCATGGCTGCAACCTTGATCGAGCGTGGCCTGCGTGTGATTTCTGGTCGTTCTGAATCGCATATGTTCTTAGTTGATCTGCGCTCTAAAGGCCTGACTGGCAAAGTGGCTGATGCTGTACTGGGCCAAGCGCATATCACCGTCAATAAAAATGCCATTCCAAACGATCCTGAAAGCCCGTTTGTGACTTCTGGTATCCGTATCGGCTCCCCAGCCATCACGACCCGTGGTTTCAAAGAAGCAGAAGCCGTGATCGTGGCTAACTTGATTGCAGACGTGCTGGACAATCCAGCGGATGAAGCAAACATTGCAGCCGTTGCAGTAAAAGTAAAAGAATTGACAGCGCGCTTCCCAGTTTACGGCGCTTAA
- the nrdR gene encoding transcriptional regulator NrdR — translation MKCPFCGSPDTLVADSRVSDEGDLVRRRRRCPICDKRFTTFETAEVRLPQVVKQNGQRAEFDREKIRTSFERALHKRPVPTPLVDEAILRIIQKALSLGDREIMSRQIGEMVMSELAKLDKVAYIRFASVYRSFQDVDDFRDVIREVSKE, via the coding sequence ATGAAGTGCCCCTTCTGTGGTTCCCCTGATACGCTGGTTGCTGACTCGCGTGTATCTGATGAAGGCGACTTGGTTCGCCGTCGCCGTCGTTGTCCGATTTGTGATAAACGCTTTACCACGTTTGAAACCGCCGAAGTGCGCTTGCCGCAGGTGGTGAAACAAAATGGTCAGCGTGCCGAATTTGATCGGGAAAAAATCCGTACCAGTTTCGAGCGCGCCCTGCATAAACGCCCTGTGCCGACGCCCTTGGTCGACGAAGCCATCCTACGCATTATTCAAAAAGCTTTGTCATTAGGTGACAGAGAAATTATGAGCCGCCAGATTGGCGAAATGGTGATGTCTGAACTCGCCAAGCTCGATAAAGTCGCCTACATCCGCTTCGCCTCCGTATACCGCTCCTTCCAAGACGTCGACGATTTCCGCGATGTGATTCGGGAAGTGAGTAAGGAATAA
- a CDS encoding hypoxanthine-guanine phosphoribosyltransferase → MTLELPEAQTIIDNSDCLHSEAEVLAALDRMAVAMTADLQYANPIVYTVMNGGLIVSGHLLPRLRFPLEVSYMHATRYRKETSGGMLDWKVKPQESMKGRVVVIVDDILDEGHTLAAILEYCREQGAKEVRVAVLVDKKHDRKAVGVAADYVGLEVEDRFLFGCGMDYQGYWRNTLAIYAVQGM, encoded by the coding sequence GTGACCCTAGAACTCCCTGAAGCCCAAACCATTATTGATAATTCGGATTGCCTGCACAGCGAGGCCGAAGTGCTGGCTGCGCTGGATCGTATGGCGGTGGCAATGACCGCTGATTTGCAATACGCCAATCCGATTGTTTACACCGTTATGAATGGTGGCTTGATTGTGTCAGGGCATTTATTGCCACGCTTACGCTTCCCTCTCGAAGTGTCTTATATGCATGCCACGCGTTATCGCAAAGAAACTAGTGGCGGCATGCTGGATTGGAAAGTAAAACCACAAGAAAGCATGAAAGGTCGTGTTGTGGTGATCGTGGACGATATTCTTGATGAGGGTCATACACTGGCAGCCATCTTGGAATATTGCCGTGAACAAGGCGCAAAAGAAGTACGCGTTGCTGTGCTGGTGGATAAAAAACATGATCGTAAAGCGGTGGGTGTGGCTGCGGATTATGTGGGCCTGGAAGTAGAAGATCGCTTCTTATTTGGTTGTGGTATGGATTACCAAGGCTATTGGCGCAATACGCTGGCCATTTATGCGGTACAAGGCATGTAA
- a CDS encoding MdfA family multidrug efflux MFS transporter: MSSFTRSLLPISSRQALFFCLLLATFELLTYVGSDIVMPAMLYVVADLNAPVSHVPIALNAYLLGGVAFQWLIGPLSDRFGRRPLLLIGAILFAVACLITPLVSGIYVFNALRFIQGIALGFVVVVSYPALQESFQETDAVRLMALLANIALLSPLLGPLLGSMLLEVLTWRTLFVGVGLCAVLALIGLWFFMPETIGVTRKDGSRLEPAPLNLASILASYRELLGNARFMHGSLALGLISIPLIGWIGLAPLLMMNNLGLSSIAYGLWQLPIFGGLIAGNLALNYLVARFELDALIRLSLWPIFGGLLLMLGATLVTGHLLALVLGLTIYAFGMGICNATLYRQTLFASESGKGTVAAMLGMISVATIGLGSSALAVLGAGTSLAAFAIATSISAGLALWPLWCLLKRPPMTAAVTI, translated from the coding sequence ATGTCTTCCTTTACCCGCTCGCTCTTACCGATTTCCTCCCGTCAGGCGCTGTTTTTTTGTTTGCTACTCGCCACATTTGAACTGCTGACCTATGTCGGTAGCGATATTGTGATGCCCGCCATGTTGTATGTGGTTGCAGACCTCAATGCCCCCGTTAGCCATGTACCCATAGCGCTGAACGCCTATTTGCTGGGCGGCGTCGCCTTCCAATGGCTTATCGGCCCCTTGTCGGATCGTTTTGGCCGTCGCCCATTGTTGTTGATTGGCGCAATCCTGTTTGCCGTGGCCTGTCTGATCACGCCCTTGGTAAGCGGCATCTATGTATTCAACGCGTTACGCTTTATTCAGGGCATTGCGCTGGGCTTTGTAGTGGTGGTGAGTTACCCCGCGCTACAAGAGTCCTTTCAGGAAACCGATGCGGTTCGCCTTATGGCGTTGTTGGCCAATATCGCCTTGCTGTCGCCATTATTAGGCCCATTACTGGGCAGTATGCTGCTGGAGGTTTTGACGTGGCGCACACTGTTTGTTGGCGTGGGCCTATGTGCCGTTTTAGCCTTGATCGGGCTGTGGTTTTTTATGCCTGAAACCATAGGCGTTACGCGTAAAGATGGCAGTCGGCTTGAGCCAGCGCCGCTTAATCTGGCAAGCATTTTGGCAAGTTACCGTGAGCTACTGGGCAATGCTCGCTTTATGCACGGCAGCTTGGCGCTGGGGCTCATCAGCATCCCATTGATTGGCTGGATCGGCCTTGCACCTTTACTGATGATGAATAATCTGGGGCTGAGCTCTATTGCCTACGGCCTGTGGCAGTTGCCGATTTTTGGTGGCTTGATTGCCGGCAATCTGGCGTTAAATTATCTGGTTGCCCGCTTTGAACTTGATGCACTGATTCGCTTATCGCTATGGCCTATTTTTGGGGGCTTACTCTTGATGCTGGGAGCCACCTTGGTCACCGGCCACTTATTGGCGTTAGTGCTGGGCTTAACGATCTACGCCTTTGGCATGGGCATTTGCAACGCCACGCTTTACCGGCAGACCTTGTTTGCCAGCGAGAGTGGCAAAGGCACTGTTGCCGCCATGTTGGGGATGATTTCTGTCGCCACTATCGGCCTAGGCAGTTCGGCGCTTGCGGTATTGGGTGCGGGTACCAGCCTTGCTGCTTTCGCCATCGCGACCAGTATTAGTGCGGGTTTGGCGCTCTGGCCACTGTGGTGCTTGCTTAAGCGTCCGCCTATGACTGCCGCCGTTACGATTTAA
- a CDS encoding YfgJ family double zinc ribbon protein: MPNESVQEAVPICPDCKRPLDVIAACGSISYFCDHCNLLKSSKRVREANPELFKETE, encoded by the coding sequence ATGCCGAATGAAAGCGTGCAAGAAGCCGTGCCGATTTGCCCTGATTGTAAGCGGCCCCTCGATGTGATCGCGGCTTGCGGCTCGATTAGCTACTTTTGTGATCATTGCAATTTACTCAAGTCTTCGAAGCGTGTGCGCGAAGCAAATCCAGAACTCTTTAAGGAAACTGAATAA
- a CDS encoding LuxE/PaaK family acyltransferase, giving the protein MASLVHVDALCAIESPYRTDAACDQLFNAAMRELTEYHCDESPGYAQWLASNGWDKAKLENVNDWSSLPPLFANYFKRRLVLSKAGEEALELTSSGTSGQKSRMRYDERSLGAAQAMVDRIFKLYGWNTPDAPCNYLLLSYEPAGAITLGTAYTDQFLCKYAPINRAVYALRHNGHGNEFDPFGVIRALQEFAEEGLPVRIFGFPAFLWFALERMREMGYPALKLHPDSLVFLGGGWKTHADQAIPKTMLYQRLGEQLGIPDVRCRDGYGAVEHPVPYIECPNHRFHIPSYARAYIRHPATLDTQPYGARGFLHFVSPYITSSPAHSVVMSDLAILHPGHDCGCGIETDWFELLGRAGTSKSRSCALAASELIKES; this is encoded by the coding sequence GTGGCCTCACTCGTCCATGTCGATGCGCTGTGCGCCATCGAATCCCCCTATCGTACCGATGCCGCGTGCGATCAGCTATTTAACGCAGCAATGCGCGAGCTCACTGAATATCATTGCGATGAGTCGCCAGGCTACGCCCAATGGTTAGCGTCCAATGGATGGGATAAGGCGAAGCTAGAAAACGTGAACGATTGGTCGAGTTTGCCTCCATTGTTTGCCAATTATTTCAAGCGCCGCTTGGTGTTGAGCAAAGCGGGTGAAGAAGCGTTGGAGTTGACGTCATCGGGCACCAGCGGCCAAAAAAGCCGCATGCGCTATGACGAGCGCAGCCTGGGTGCCGCCCAAGCAATGGTTGACCGCATCTTCAAGCTATACGGCTGGAATACGCCCGATGCACCCTGCAATTATCTGTTGTTGAGTTACGAGCCTGCTGGCGCAATCACCCTCGGCACGGCCTATACCGACCAGTTTCTGTGTAAATACGCGCCAATCAACCGAGCGGTGTATGCATTGCGGCATAACGGCCACGGTAACGAGTTCGACCCGTTTGGGGTGATTCGGGCCTTGCAAGAGTTTGCTGAGGAAGGCCTGCCAGTACGTATCTTTGGCTTTCCTGCATTTTTGTGGTTTGCGCTCGAACGCATGCGGGAAATGGGCTATCCGGCACTGAAGCTACACCCAGATTCATTGGTATTTCTGGGCGGCGGCTGGAAGACCCACGCCGACCAAGCCATCCCTAAAACCATGCTGTATCAACGCCTGGGTGAGCAACTTGGCATTCCGGACGTGCGCTGCCGGGATGGCTATGGCGCGGTGGAACACCCAGTGCCCTACATCGAATGCCCGAACCATCGCTTCCACATTCCCAGCTATGCACGCGCCTATATCCGCCACCCGGCAACCTTGGACACACAACCATACGGCGCAAGGGGCTTTTTGCATTTCGTATCTCCCTATATCACATCGAGCCCTGCCCACAGCGTGGTCATGAGTGACTTGGCCATCTTGCATCCGGGCCACGATTGCGGCTGCGGCATCGAAACCGACTGGTTTGAACTACTGGGGCGCGCCGGCACCAGCAAAAGCCGCAGCTGTGCACTGGCGGCATCTGAATTGATCAAGGAATCCTAA
- the ribD gene encoding bifunctional diaminohydroxyphosphoribosylaminopyrimidine deaminase/5-amino-6-(5-phosphoribosylamino)uracil reductase RibD: protein MNAIDHQFMQLALRQAALGQNSATPNPCVGCVLVKDGQVVGAGFSQPAGGGVVKGAPGAHAEVMALSVAGDLARGATAYVTLEPCSHHGRTPPCADALVKAGVVRVVAALTDPNPLVAGQGLTRLAAAGIEVESGVLHAAALEHHKGFISRMLRSRPWLTVKMGASLDGRTALVNGQSQWITGPAARSDVQKLRARSCAMLTGIGTVLADDPQLTVREFTVDRQPLRVVVDSQLRMPIKAKLFNQAGVLIVGAQDDEPKRQALEAAGAEVMILADAHGRVDLTALLNELGRRGCNQVTVEAGGVLVGALFQAGLVDEMLLYQAPVMIGDTAKGIATLDLSDLNHKLQAKVLERRLFGDDLRLTLRFTDIGEFYAE, encoded by the coding sequence ATGAACGCGATCGATCATCAATTTATGCAGCTGGCTTTGCGGCAAGCAGCTTTAGGGCAGAATAGTGCGACGCCTAATCCCTGCGTGGGCTGCGTATTGGTAAAAGACGGGCAGGTGGTGGGTGCGGGCTTTAGTCAGCCTGCGGGTGGTGGTGTGGTGAAGGGGGCTCCTGGTGCGCATGCTGAAGTCATGGCTTTGAGTGTTGCGGGTGATTTGGCACGCGGTGCTACGGCTTACGTGACGCTAGAGCCTTGTAGCCATCATGGCCGCACACCGCCTTGCGCTGATGCCTTGGTGAAAGCCGGTGTAGTGCGCGTGGTTGCCGCGCTGACAGATCCTAATCCGCTGGTGGCGGGCCAAGGCTTGACGCGCTTGGCGGCGGCAGGGATTGAGGTGGAGTCAGGCGTTTTACACGCCGCCGCACTTGAGCATCACAAAGGTTTTATCAGCCGCATGCTGCGATCCCGCCCTTGGCTGACGGTAAAAATGGGCGCAAGTCTGGATGGCCGTACGGCACTGGTTAATGGGCAATCGCAGTGGATTACCGGCCCGGCGGCACGATCTGATGTGCAAAAACTACGTGCCCGATCTTGCGCCATGCTGACTGGTATTGGCACGGTACTGGCGGATGACCCTCAGCTAACGGTGCGGGAATTTACGGTAGATAGACAGCCGCTGCGTGTGGTTGTTGACAGCCAGCTTAGAATGCCGATCAAGGCAAAGTTATTTAATCAAGCGGGCGTATTGATTGTGGGCGCTCAGGATGACGAGCCAAAGCGTCAGGCTTTAGAAGCCGCAGGGGCCGAAGTGATGATTTTGGCCGATGCGCATGGCCGTGTTGATTTGACCGCCTTACTCAATGAATTAGGCCGCCGAGGCTGCAACCAAGTAACCGTTGAGGCGGGCGGCGTTTTAGTTGGGGCGCTATTTCAAGCGGGGCTGGTGGATGAAATGCTGCTTTATCAAGCACCTGTGATGATTGGTGACACGGCAAAAGGCATCGCTACGCTTGATTTGTCCGACCTAAACCACAAGCTACAAGCTAAGGTATTAGAGCGCCGCCTATTTGGAGACGATTTACGTCTCACCCTGCGGTTCACTGATATTGGAGAATTTTATGCCGAATGA